A region from the Mycobacterium heidelbergense genome encodes:
- a CDS encoding thymidine phosphorylase, which yields MTDFAFDAPAVIRTKRDGGRLSDAAIDWVIDAYTDGRVADEQMSALLMAIVWRGMDRGEIARWTAAMLASGERLDFTDLRVPTVDKHSTGGVGDKITLPLVPVVAACGAAVPQASGRGLGHTGGTLDKLDSIAGFTAELSNRRVRDQLRDVGAAIFAAGELAPADAKLYALRDVTATVESLPLIASSVMSKKLAEGAGALVLDVKVGSGALMTSEAASRELARTMIELGAAHGVPTRALLTDMNRPLGATVGNAIEVAESLEVLAGGGPPDVVELTLRLAAEMLELAGIDNRDPAQTLRDGTAMDRFRRLVAAQGGDLSVPLPIGSCSETVTAGRGGTMGDIDAMAVGLASWRLGAGRSRPGHPVQPGAGIRIHRRPGEPVAAGEPLFTLYTDTPELFGAAMAALDGGYSVGDARPVSRPLIIDRIGT from the coding sequence TTGACGGACTTCGCATTCGACGCGCCGGCGGTGATCAGGACCAAGCGCGACGGCGGCCGGTTGTCCGACGCCGCCATCGACTGGGTCATCGACGCCTACACCGACGGCCGGGTCGCCGACGAACAGATGTCGGCGCTGCTGATGGCGATCGTGTGGCGCGGCATGGACCGCGGCGAGATCGCCCGGTGGACGGCGGCCATGCTGGCGTCGGGTGAGCGCCTGGACTTCACCGACCTGCGCGTGCCGACCGTCGACAAGCACTCGACCGGCGGAGTCGGGGACAAGATCACCCTGCCGCTGGTGCCCGTCGTCGCCGCCTGCGGCGCGGCGGTGCCCCAGGCGTCGGGCCGCGGGCTCGGGCACACCGGGGGCACCCTGGACAAGCTGGACTCCATCGCCGGGTTCACCGCCGAGCTGTCCAACCGGCGGGTGCGCGACCAGCTTCGCGACGTCGGCGCCGCCATCTTCGCCGCCGGCGAGCTGGCGCCGGCCGACGCCAAGCTGTACGCGCTGCGCGACGTCACCGCCACCGTCGAGTCGCTGCCGCTGATCGCCAGCTCGGTGATGAGCAAGAAGCTGGCCGAGGGGGCGGGCGCGCTGGTGCTCGACGTGAAGGTCGGGTCCGGGGCGCTGATGACCTCGGAGGCGGCCAGCCGGGAGCTGGCGCGCACGATGATCGAGCTGGGCGCCGCGCACGGGGTGCCTACCCGCGCGCTGCTGACGGACATGAACCGCCCGCTGGGCGCGACCGTCGGCAACGCGATCGAGGTCGCCGAGTCGCTGGAGGTGCTGGCCGGCGGCGGGCCGCCCGACGTGGTGGAGCTGACGTTGCGGCTGGCCGCCGAGATGCTCGAGCTGGCCGGGATCGACAACCGCGATCCCGCGCAGACCCTGCGCGACGGCACCGCGATGGACCGATTCCGCCGGCTCGTCGCCGCCCAGGGCGGTGATTTGTCGGTACCGTTGCCGATCGGTTCGTGTTCCGAGACCGTGACCGCCGGCCGGGGCGGCACAATGGGCGATATCGACGCGATGGCAGTGGGGCTGGCAAGCTGGCGGCTCGGCGCGGGCAGGTCCCGTCCGGGCCATCCGGTGCAGCCGGGCGCCGGAATCAGGATCCACCGTCGCCCCGGCGAGCCGGTCGCGGCCGGTGAGCCGCTGTTCACCCTCTACACCGATACCCCCGAACTCTTCGGCGCCGCGATGGCCGCGCTGGACGGCGGCTACAGCGTGGGCGACGCACGGCCGGTTTCGCGGCCGCTGATCATCGATCGGATCGGCACATGA
- a CDS encoding cytidine deaminase: MPGVDWNLLRDRAIQAAKGAYAPYSRFPVGAAALVDDGRVITGCNVENVSYGLGLCAECGVVSALHSTGGGRLVALACVDAQGRPLMPCGRCRQVLLEHGGPGLLIDHPVRPRGLGELLPDAFGADLPRERP; encoded by the coding sequence ATGCCTGGTGTCGATTGGAACCTGCTGCGCGACAGGGCAATCCAGGCGGCAAAGGGGGCCTACGCGCCGTACTCGCGATTCCCGGTGGGGGCGGCCGCGCTGGTCGACGACGGCCGCGTCATCACCGGTTGCAATGTGGAAAATGTCTCATATGGCCTTGGTCTCTGTGCCGAATGCGGCGTGGTGAGCGCCCTGCATTCGACCGGCGGGGGCCGGCTGGTCGCGCTGGCGTGTGTGGACGCGCAAGGACGCCCGCTGATGCCGTGCGGGCGGTGCCGTCAGGTGCTCCTGGAGCACGGCGGCCCCGGGCTGCTGATCGACCATCCGGTGAGGCCCCGCGGCCTCGGCGAGCTGCTGCCCGACGCGTTCGGCGCCGATCTCCCGCGGGAACGCCCTTGA
- the sdhC gene encoding succinate dehydrogenase, cytochrome b556 subunit → MWSWVLHRISGATIFFFLFVHVLDAAMLRVSPQTYNGVIHDYQTPIVGLMEYGLVAAVAFHGLNGIRVILIDFWSEGPRYQRLMLWIVGVVFLLLMVSAGVVIGIHIMEHVR, encoded by the coding sequence ATGTGGTCGTGGGTGCTGCATCGCATCAGCGGCGCGACGATCTTCTTCTTCCTGTTCGTCCACGTCCTGGACGCCGCGATGCTGCGGGTGAGCCCGCAGACCTACAACGGCGTGATCCACGACTATCAGACCCCGATCGTCGGCCTGATGGAATACGGCCTGGTCGCCGCGGTGGCATTCCATGGGCTGAACGGGATCCGGGTCATCCTGATCGACTTCTGGTCCGAGGGGCCGCGGTATCAGCGGCTGATGTTGTGGATCGTCGGCGTCGTCTTCCTGCTGCTCATGGTTTCGGCCGGCGTGGTGATCGGCATCCACATCATGGAGCACGTCCGGTGA
- a CDS encoding succinate dehydrogenase hydrophobic membrane anchor subunit, whose protein sequence is MSSPDLQLGRGQIAPVRQRSHDRPASLDNPRSPRRRAGIPNFEKFAWLFMRFSGIALFFLAIGHLFIMLMWDDGVYRIDFNYVAQRWASPFWQFWDLALLWLAQLHGGNGLRTIIDDYSRKDRTRFWLNSLLLFSMGFTLVLGTYVLVTFDPNIGG, encoded by the coding sequence GTGAGCAGCCCCGACCTGCAGCTCGGACGCGGCCAGATCGCGCCGGTGCGGCAGCGCTCCCACGACCGCCCCGCCAGCCTGGACAACCCGCGCTCGCCGCGGCGCCGGGCCGGCATCCCGAACTTCGAGAAGTTCGCCTGGCTGTTCATGCGGTTCTCGGGCATCGCGCTGTTTTTCCTGGCGATCGGGCACCTGTTCATCATGCTGATGTGGGACGACGGCGTGTACCGCATCGACTTCAACTACGTGGCGCAGCGCTGGGCCTCGCCGTTCTGGCAGTTCTGGGACCTGGCGCTGCTGTGGCTGGCGCAGTTGCACGGCGGCAACGGCCTGCGCACCATCATCGACGACTACAGCCGCAAGGACCGCACCCGCTTCTGGCTGAACAGCCTGCTGCTGTTCTCGATGGGGTTCACGCTGGTGCTGGGCACCTACGTGCTGGTGACCTTCGATCCGAACATCGGAGGCTGA
- the sdhA gene encoding succinate dehydrogenase flavoprotein subunit produces MIQQHRYDVVIVGAGGAGMRAAVEAGPRVRTAVLTKLYPTRSHTGAAQGGMCAALANVEDDNWEWHTFDTVKGGDYLADQDAVEIMCREAIDAVLDLEKMGMPFNRTPEGRIDQRRFGGHTRDHGKAPVRRACYAADRTGHMILQTLYQNCVKHDVEFFNEFYALDLVLTQTPSGPVATGVVAYELATGEIHVFHAKAVVIATGGSGRMYKTTSNAHTLTGDGIGIVFRKGLPLEDMEFHQFHPTGLAGLGILISEAVRGEGGRLLNGDGERFMERYAPTIVDLAPRDIVARSMVLEVLEGRGAGPHKDYVYIDVRHLGEDVLEAKLPDITEFARTYLGVDPVHELVPVYPTCHYLMGGIPTTVTGQVLRDNTSVVPGLYAAGECACVSVHGANRLGTNSLLDINVFGRRAGIAAVHYARGHDFVDMPPEPAAMVIGWVGDILSEHGDERVADIRGALQQTMDNNAAVFRTEETLKQALTDIHALKERYSRITVHDKGKRFNSDLLEAIELGFLLELAEVTVVGALNRKESRGGHAREDYPNRDDVNYMRHTMAYKQGTDLLSDIALDFKPVVQTRYEPKERKY; encoded by the coding sequence GTGATCCAGCAACACCGATACGACGTGGTGATCGTCGGCGCGGGCGGCGCCGGGATGCGGGCCGCCGTCGAGGCCGGCCCCCGCGTGCGCACCGCGGTGCTGACCAAGCTGTATCCCACCCGCAGCCACACCGGCGCCGCCCAGGGCGGCATGTGCGCCGCTTTGGCCAACGTCGAGGACGACAACTGGGAATGGCACACCTTCGACACGGTCAAGGGCGGCGACTATCTCGCCGACCAGGACGCGGTGGAGATCATGTGCCGGGAGGCCATCGACGCCGTGCTGGACCTGGAGAAGATGGGGATGCCGTTCAACCGCACCCCCGAGGGCCGCATCGACCAGCGCCGCTTCGGCGGGCACACCCGCGACCACGGCAAGGCCCCGGTGCGCCGGGCGTGCTACGCCGCCGACCGCACCGGCCACATGATTTTGCAGACCCTGTACCAGAACTGCGTCAAGCACGACGTGGAGTTCTTCAACGAGTTCTACGCGCTGGACCTGGTTTTGACGCAGACGCCGAGCGGCCCGGTGGCCACCGGTGTGGTCGCGTACGAGTTGGCGACGGGCGAGATCCACGTCTTCCACGCCAAGGCCGTCGTGATCGCGACCGGCGGTTCGGGCCGGATGTACAAGACCACCTCCAACGCGCACACGCTGACCGGCGACGGCATCGGCATCGTGTTCCGCAAGGGACTCCCGTTGGAGGACATGGAGTTTCACCAGTTCCATCCGACCGGCCTGGCCGGCCTGGGCATCCTGATCTCCGAGGCGGTGCGCGGCGAGGGCGGCCGGCTGCTCAACGGCGACGGCGAGCGGTTCATGGAGCGCTACGCCCCGACGATCGTCGACCTGGCGCCGCGGGACATCGTCGCGCGCTCAATGGTTTTGGAGGTCTTGGAGGGCCGTGGCGCCGGCCCGCACAAGGACTACGTCTACATCGACGTCCGCCACCTCGGCGAGGACGTGCTGGAGGCCAAGCTGCCCGACATCACCGAGTTCGCCCGCACCTACCTGGGCGTGGACCCGGTGCACGAGCTGGTTCCCGTCTACCCGACGTGCCATTACCTGATGGGTGGCATCCCGACCACCGTCACCGGACAAGTGTTGCGGGACAACACTTCCGTCGTTCCGGGGCTGTACGCGGCCGGTGAGTGCGCGTGCGTGTCGGTGCACGGCGCCAACCGGCTGGGCACCAACTCGCTGCTGGACATCAACGTCTTCGGCCGCCGGGCCGGCATCGCCGCCGTTCATTACGCGCGGGGGCACGACTTCGTCGACATGCCGCCGGAGCCGGCGGCGATGGTGATCGGCTGGGTGGGCGACATCCTCTCCGAGCACGGCGACGAGCGCGTCGCCGACATCCGCGGCGCGCTGCAGCAGACGATGGACAACAACGCCGCGGTGTTCCGCACCGAGGAGACGCTGAAGCAGGCTTTGACGGACATCCACGCGCTGAAGGAGCGCTATTCCCGAATCACCGTGCACGACAAGGGAAAACGTTTCAACAGCGACCTGCTGGAGGCCATCGAGCTCGGCTTTCTGCTGGAGCTGGCCGAGGTCACCGTGGTGGGCGCGTTGAACCGCAAGGAATCCCGCGGCGGGCACGCCCGCGAGGACTATCCGAACCGCGACGACGTCAACTACATGCGCCACACGATGGCCTACAAGCAGGGCACCGACCTGCTCAGCGACATCGCGCTGGACTTCAAGCCCGTCGTGCAAACCCGCTACGAACCCAAGGAACGGAAGTACTGA
- a CDS encoding succinate dehydrogenase iron-sulfur subunit, which yields MAEPALPPIPDGAVMVTVKIARFNPDQPDAFAETGGWQSFRVPCLPSDRVLNLLIYIKSYLDGTLTFRRSCAHGVCGSDAMRINGVNRLACKVLMRDLLPTQKKGRGPGKPLTVTVEPIRGLPVEKDLVVDMEPFFDAYRAVKPYLITTGNPPTRERIQSPTDRARYDDTTKCILCACCTTSCPIFWHEGSYYGPAAIVNAHRFIFDSRDEAAAERLDILNEVDGVWRCRTTFNCTESCPRGIEVTKAIQEVKRAIMFSR from the coding sequence ATGGCCGAGCCGGCCCTGCCGCCCATCCCCGACGGCGCGGTGATGGTGACCGTGAAGATCGCCCGGTTCAACCCCGACCAGCCCGACGCCTTCGCGGAAACCGGTGGCTGGCAAAGCTTTCGGGTGCCCTGCCTGCCCAGCGACCGGGTGCTCAACCTGCTCATCTACATCAAGAGCTACCTCGACGGGACGCTGACCTTCCGGCGCTCCTGCGCCCACGGGGTGTGCGGGTCGGACGCCATGCGCATCAACGGGGTCAACCGGCTGGCCTGCAAGGTGCTGATGCGCGACCTGCTGCCCACCCAGAAAAAGGGGAGGGGGCCGGGCAAGCCGCTGACCGTCACCGTCGAGCCGATCCGCGGGCTGCCCGTGGAGAAGGACCTCGTGGTCGACATGGAGCCGTTCTTCGACGCCTACCGCGCGGTGAAGCCCTACCTGATCACCACCGGCAACCCCCCGACGCGCGAACGCATCCAGAGCCCGACCGACCGCGCCCGCTACGACGACACCACCAAGTGCATCCTGTGCGCGTGCTGCACCACCAGTTGCCCGATCTTCTGGCACGAGGGCAGCTACTACGGTCCCGCGGCGATCGTCAACGCGCACCGCTTCATCTTCGACAGCCGCGACGAGGCCGCCGCCGAGCGCCTGGACATCCTCAACGAGGTCGACGGCGTGTGGCGGTGCCGGACCACGTTCAACTGCACCGAATCCTGCCCGCGCGGCATCGAGGTCACCAAGGCCATCCAGGAGGTCAAGCGCGCGATCATGTTCTCGCGCTGA
- a CDS encoding helix-turn-helix transcriptional regulator yields the protein MRVWELGSGRLMVAGGFSDLAVHHHPAVQVTLGGRGALRITRDGDTQRACRLVVVGSGARHAVRSDSGSGALTLYFGLQTPEGVALNALARHGVRIVDDGRQLAERTAALLDADGPRAAADFLVGELCGMDRPRPRPVHPQLRRAIDVVSSRVPDHLDVASVAGAVALSPDYLGRLCKQQTGVSFSATIRWTRLVSAVGHLLDGRSVTDAAHLAGFADGSHANRVCWEMTGAAPRELAEAVRESRI from the coding sequence ATGCGCGTCTGGGAGCTGGGCTCGGGCCGGCTCATGGTTGCCGGCGGGTTTTCGGACCTGGCCGTGCACCATCACCCCGCGGTCCAGGTCACGCTCGGTGGACGCGGCGCTTTGCGGATCACCCGCGACGGCGACACGCAGCGCGCCTGCCGGCTGGTCGTGGTCGGCAGCGGAGCGCGCCACGCGGTGCGCTCGGATTCGGGATCCGGGGCGTTGACGCTGTACTTCGGGCTGCAGACGCCGGAGGGCGTCGCGCTGAATGCGTTGGCGCGTCACGGTGTCCGGATCGTCGATGACGGGCGGCAGCTGGCCGAGAGGACGGCCGCGCTGCTGGACGCCGACGGCCCGCGCGCCGCGGCGGATTTCCTCGTCGGCGAGCTGTGCGGCATGGACCGCCCGCGCCCTCGGCCCGTTCACCCGCAGCTGCGGCGGGCGATCGACGTCGTGTCCAGCCGGGTGCCGGACCACCTCGACGTGGCCTCGGTCGCGGGCGCCGTTGCGCTGTCACCCGATTACCTCGGGCGGCTGTGTAAACAACAGACCGGCGTCTCGTTCTCGGCCACGATCCGCTGGACGCGGCTGGTGTCCGCCGTGGGCCACCTCCTCGACGGCCGCTCCGTCACGGATGCCGCCCACCTGGCCGGGTTCGCCGACGGCTCGCACGCCAACAGGGTGTGCTGGGAGATGACCGGCGCGGCGCCGCGCGAGCTCGCCGAAGCGGTTCGCGAATCCCGGATCTGA
- a CDS encoding alpha/beta hydrolase, with amino-acid sequence MAPLRIRAQAAVVRGLFALPRPARRLLAGAPLRIDGQELDLDAQLAIRLKNASGSDVFAGRIEEARARYDGLPLIVGYEPARPVTPLEVGIPAEHGVIPATLYTPADAPDPSGLLVYYHGGGFSVGSRISHQPVARFVAHHAGVRVLSVDYRRAPEHPFPAALEDAAAAFEYAHRHAADLGADPDRIAVGGDSAGGNLAAVTAQQAARRGGAVPAFQLLMYPPTDLSTRPPSRELFARGSTFTDDDLRWALANYVPPGTDLSDPRLSPLHGEATGLPPAYIASAGFDPLRDDAVLYADKLRAGGIPVTLSLQLDLPHGYLNFVGLGGRFAEAAVEAAGALRLGLAGRPRVRVAGAAESR; translated from the coding sequence ATGGCACCGTTACGTATTCGCGCCCAAGCCGCCGTGGTCCGCGGCCTCTTCGCCTTGCCCAGGCCGGCCCGCCGGCTGCTGGCGGGCGCGCCGTTGCGGATCGACGGGCAGGAACTGGACCTCGACGCCCAGCTTGCCATCCGTCTCAAAAACGCCTCGGGCTCCGACGTTTTCGCCGGCCGCATCGAGGAGGCCCGGGCCCGGTACGACGGGCTTCCGCTCATCGTCGGCTACGAACCGGCCCGACCCGTCACGCCGCTCGAGGTCGGCATCCCCGCCGAGCACGGCGTCATCCCGGCCACCCTGTACACCCCCGCGGACGCGCCCGACCCGTCCGGGCTGCTGGTGTATTACCACGGCGGCGGCTTCTCGGTCGGCTCACGGATCAGCCACCAACCCGTCGCGCGTTTCGTGGCGCATCACGCCGGCGTGCGGGTGCTGTCGGTCGACTACCGGCGCGCGCCCGAGCACCCGTTCCCCGCCGCCCTCGAGGACGCGGCCGCCGCGTTCGAGTACGCGCACCGCCACGCCGCCGACCTGGGCGCGGACCCCGACCGCATCGCGGTCGGCGGCGACAGCGCCGGCGGCAACCTCGCCGCGGTGACCGCGCAGCAGGCGGCGCGACGGGGCGGCGCGGTCCCGGCGTTTCAGCTGCTGATGTACCCGCCGACGGACCTCAGCACGCGCCCGCCTTCCCGCGAGCTGTTCGCGCGCGGCTCGACGTTCACCGACGACGACCTGCGGTGGGCCCTGGCCAACTACGTGCCCCCGGGGACCGACCTGAGCGACCCGCGGCTGTCACCGCTGCACGGCGAGGCTACCGGCCTGCCGCCGGCCTACATCGCCAGCGCCGGCTTCGACCCGCTGCGCGACGACGCCGTGCTCTACGCGGACAAGCTGCGGGCCGGCGGGATCCCGGTGACGCTGAGCCTCCAGCTCGACCTGCCCCACGGCTACCTCAACTTCGTCGGCCTCGGCGGCCGGTTCGCCGAAGCCGCCGTCGAGGCCGCCGGCGCGCTGCGGCTCGGTCTCGCCGGGCGCCCGCGCGTCAGGGTCGCCGGCGCAGCGGAGAGCCGGTGA
- a CDS encoding sigma-70 family RNA polymerase sigma factor — MTSTQVTEFEALRPHLMAVAYRLTGTVADAEDIVQEAWLRWHGQNQAITDLRAWLTTVVSRLGLDRLRSAAHRREAYTGNWLPEPVVTGLDETDPLSAVVAREDARFAAMVVLERLSPDQRVAFVLHDGFAVPFAEVAEVLGTNEPAARQLASRARKAVAAEPPPKPDPSHDEVVGKLLAAMAAGDVNAVVALLHPDVTFTGDSDGKAPTAVQVIHGADKVVRFMVGLARRYGPAMFASYQLGLVNGELGIYTGGCPAGDGYREMMPRITAVTVRDGKVCALWDVANPDKFTGSPLRRRP, encoded by the coding sequence ATGACCTCAACGCAGGTCACCGAATTCGAGGCCCTGCGGCCGCATCTCATGGCGGTCGCCTATCGGCTGACCGGCACCGTGGCCGACGCCGAGGACATCGTCCAGGAAGCGTGGCTGCGCTGGCACGGGCAGAACCAGGCGATCACGGACCTACGCGCGTGGCTGACCACCGTCGTCAGCCGGCTCGGCCTGGACCGGTTGCGCTCGGCCGCGCACCGCCGCGAGGCCTACACCGGCAATTGGCTGCCCGAGCCGGTGGTCACCGGCTTGGACGAAACGGATCCGCTGTCCGCCGTGGTGGCCCGCGAGGACGCCCGGTTCGCGGCGATGGTGGTGCTGGAGCGCCTGTCTCCCGACCAGCGGGTCGCGTTCGTGCTGCACGACGGGTTCGCGGTGCCCTTCGCCGAGGTGGCCGAGGTGCTGGGAACCAACGAGCCGGCGGCGCGGCAGCTGGCGTCGCGGGCCCGCAAGGCCGTCGCCGCGGAGCCGCCGCCGAAACCCGATCCGTCGCACGACGAGGTCGTCGGCAAGTTGTTGGCGGCCATGGCCGCGGGCGACGTGAACGCCGTGGTGGCGCTGTTGCATCCGGACGTGACGTTCACCGGCGATTCGGATGGCAAGGCGCCCACGGCGGTTCAGGTCATCCACGGCGCGGACAAGGTGGTCCGGTTCATGGTGGGCCTGGCGCGACGGTACGGCCCGGCGATGTTCGCGTCGTATCAGCTGGGGCTGGTCAACGGCGAGCTGGGCATCTACACGGGCGGCTGCCCCGCCGGTGACGGGTATCGGGAGATGATGCCGCGGATCACGGCGGTCACGGTGCGCGACGGAAAGGTCTGCGCCCTCTGGGATGTCGCCAACCCGGACAAGTTCACCGGCTCTCCGCTGCGCCGGCGACCCTGA
- a CDS encoding aspartate aminotransferase family protein, whose protein sequence is MTDHLWLHFARHGPGITPPIIARGEGVTIFDDRGKPYLDALSGLFTVQVGHGRTELAEVAARQASTLAFFPLWGYATPTAIELAERLARYAPGDLNRVFFTTGGTEAVETAWKVAKQYFKLTGKPGKHKVISRSVAYHGTTQGALAITGLPRYKAPFEPVTPGGFRVPNTNFYRAPEPFANDAKAFGRWAADRIAEAIEFEGPDTVAAVFLEPVQNAGGSIPAPPGYFERVREICDEYDVLLVSDEVICAFGRIGSMFACDDVGYVPDMITCAKGMTSGYSPIGAMIASERLFEPFNDGETMFPHGYTFGGHPVSAAVALANLDIFEREGLNDRVKEHAPAFRATLEKLYDLPIVGDVRGEGYFYGVELVKDRATRQTFSDDERRPLLRRVSSALFEAGLYCRTDDRGDSVIQLAPPLISGQAEFDTIEATLRGVLEHL, encoded by the coding sequence ATGACCGACCACCTTTGGCTGCACTTCGCCCGGCACGGCCCGGGGATCACGCCGCCGATCATCGCCCGCGGCGAGGGCGTCACCATCTTCGACGACCGCGGCAAGCCCTACCTGGACGCGCTGTCCGGCCTGTTCACCGTGCAGGTCGGCCACGGCCGCACCGAGCTCGCCGAGGTCGCCGCCCGGCAGGCGAGCACGCTGGCGTTCTTCCCGCTGTGGGGATACGCCACCCCGACCGCGATCGAGCTCGCCGAGCGCCTCGCGCGCTACGCCCCGGGCGACCTGAACCGCGTCTTCTTCACCACCGGCGGCACCGAGGCCGTCGAGACCGCCTGGAAGGTGGCCAAGCAGTACTTCAAGCTCACCGGCAAACCCGGTAAGCACAAGGTGATTTCGCGGTCGGTCGCCTACCACGGCACCACGCAGGGCGCGCTGGCGATCACCGGGCTGCCGCGCTACAAGGCGCCGTTCGAGCCGGTGACCCCGGGCGGCTTCCGGGTGCCCAACACCAACTTCTACCGCGCGCCGGAGCCATTCGCCAACGACGCGAAGGCCTTCGGGCGGTGGGCCGCCGACCGGATCGCCGAGGCGATCGAGTTCGAAGGGCCCGACACCGTCGCCGCGGTGTTCCTGGAGCCGGTGCAGAACGCGGGCGGCAGCATTCCCGCTCCCCCAGGCTATTTCGAACGGGTGCGGGAAATCTGCGACGAGTACGACGTGTTGCTGGTCTCCGACGAGGTGATCTGCGCGTTCGGCCGGATCGGGTCGATGTTCGCCTGTGACGACGTCGGCTACGTGCCCGACATGATCACCTGCGCCAAGGGCATGACGTCGGGCTACTCGCCGATCGGCGCGATGATCGCCAGCGAGCGATTGTTCGAGCCGTTCAACGACGGCGAAACCATGTTCCCGCACGGCTATACCTTCGGCGGCCACCCGGTGTCGGCGGCCGTGGCGCTGGCCAACCTCGACATCTTCGAGCGCGAGGGCCTCAATGATCGCGTCAAGGAGCACGCGCCCGCCTTCCGCGCCACCCTGGAGAAGCTGTACGACCTGCCCATCGTCGGCGACGTCCGCGGCGAGGGGTACTTCTACGGCGTCGAACTGGTCAAGGACCGGGCGACCAGGCAGACCTTCAGCGACGACGAGCGCCGGCCGCTGCTGCGCCGGGTCTCGTCGGCGCTGTTCGAGGCCGGGCTCTATTGCCGCACCGACGATCGCGGCGATTCCGTCATCCAGCTGGCGCCGCCGCTGATCAGCGGCCAGGCCGAGTTCGACACCATCGAGGCCACCCTGCGCGGCGTGCTCGAACACCTCTGA
- a CDS encoding D-alanyl-D-alanine carboxypeptidase family protein → MNFLRPVSCLAAAVFLVAAPVAPAFAEPPPQPNAGPGNCPYQVNTPPAVDSSEVPTAGDPPIPLAVPPKPVGGEALGGCGIVAAPGTPPLPGDVSADAWLVADLDSGAVIAAKDPHGRHRPASIIKVLVAMASLNTLPLNKSVQGTDDDAAAEGTKVGVQAGGVYTVNQLLHGLLMHSGNDAAHALAMQLGGMQTALEKINVLAAKLGGRDTRAATPSGLDGPGMSTSAYDVGLFYRYAWQNPTFADIVATRTFDFPGHGDHPGYELENDNQLLYKYPGALGGKTGYTDDAGQTFVGAANHDGRRLVAVLLHGTRQPIAPWEQAAHLLDYGFSTPQGTQVGTLIEPDPSLLPTRHDAADRPGNAAQAAGLVPAADALPVRVGVGVVGAVIVFSLIMAARSMNRRPQHR, encoded by the coding sequence ATGAACTTCCTACGCCCCGTGTCTTGCCTGGCAGCGGCCGTTTTTTTGGTGGCCGCGCCGGTGGCACCCGCGTTCGCCGAACCGCCCCCGCAGCCCAACGCCGGCCCCGGGAACTGCCCGTACCAGGTGAACACCCCGCCCGCGGTGGATTCGTCGGAGGTCCCCACGGCCGGTGACCCGCCGATCCCGCTGGCGGTGCCCCCGAAGCCGGTCGGCGGCGAGGCGCTGGGCGGCTGCGGCATCGTCGCCGCGCCCGGCACGCCGCCGCTGCCGGGCGACGTGTCCGCCGACGCGTGGCTGGTGGCGGACCTGGACAGCGGCGCGGTGATCGCCGCCAAGGATCCGCACGGCCGTCACCGCCCGGCCAGCATCATCAAGGTGCTGGTCGCGATGGCCTCCCTCAACACGCTGCCGCTCAACAAGTCCGTCCAGGGAACCGACGACGACGCGGCCGCCGAGGGCACCAAGGTCGGCGTCCAGGCCGGCGGCGTGTACACGGTCAACCAGCTGCTGCACGGGCTGCTGATGCACTCCGGCAACGACGCCGCGCACGCGCTGGCCATGCAGCTCGGCGGCATGCAGACCGCGCTGGAGAAGATCAATGTGCTGGCCGCCAAGCTCGGCGGCCGCGACACCCGGGCGGCGACACCGTCCGGGCTGGACGGGCCCGGCATGAGCACCTCGGCCTACGACGTCGGCCTGTTCTACCGCTACGCCTGGCAGAACCCCACCTTCGCCGACATCGTCGCGACCCGGACGTTCGACTTCCCCGGCCACGGCGACCACCCCGGCTACGAGCTGGAAAACGACAACCAGCTGCTCTACAAGTATCCCGGCGCGCTGGGCGGCAAGACCGGCTACACCGACGACGCCGGGCAGACCTTCGTGGGCGCCGCCAACCACGACGGGCGCCGGCTGGTGGCGGTGCTGCTGCACGGGACGCGGCAGCCGATCGCGCCGTGGGAGCAGGCGGCGCACCTGCTGGACTACGGGTTTTCCACGCCGCAGGGCACCCAGGTCGGCACGCTGATCGAGCCCGACCCCTCGCTGCTGCCCACCAGGCACGACGCGGCCGACCGGCCGGGCAATGCCGCTCAGGCCGCCGGGCTGGTGCCGGCGGCGGACGCGCTGCCGGTGCGGGTGGGCGTCGGTGTCGTCGGCGCCGTCATCGTGTTTAGTTTGATCATGGCCGCGCGCTCGATGAACCGCCGACCCCAACACCGGTGA